A genomic region of Anopheles coustani chromosome 3, idAnoCousDA_361_x.2, whole genome shotgun sequence contains the following coding sequences:
- the LOC131271980 gene encoding uncharacterized protein LOC131271980, with the protein MSTQHNYTNPAFCQQSEYYSSAPTTPAAAKTAGMAGGGSLVSISAAATMTAASCTRRNEQLTRSYHRISSKVVNRQHSLASFDRRTAGGPQVAPPIPGKPLVNARLLDRYGPVGGSTGSAQPQPIASLDNAGSASGSRYALVPVEEIPFNVVRKYSVVDERQLSLGGGGCVGASRSDEFLDRVGSVPNLGGNGRQRFQHDRTLEQDQQEDDGEEAEEEEMHNLSDQFRSLPPMMSSHSTALDQHSGSRLKNAFSSDFGSKSFILYDQRNNQRFEMVPTEEDEELVDENQEIIQMHNGRAHRYAIIPSVADDEDETCLSNGNSGYSATGAEDPTAIHRSPARTPSARLNHQQQRGGSRRETPKPQLPPTPSQQQQSLALTPSKATHPGQGETTPKKNPATLKLHELLTTPQKKNTPQWRSQPPPPPSPFTLTPSTTPQRRAPAPPMMVSSTPKQPQHQLQQLQPIQQSVQSPPTTAIISPRLNSDIYSEKPLPLDPDKSVWGQGAPIGHKSWQKMANASATIGAVSLMLILCGFMNSGLSLYMTAKLGREFYLDMGILAGFSAIALGILGFKSRQCDWLPNRNYMSGYVLVTIFSLLNCCAEVILMTMHPYPGTPLNDVTTGIILGLSSLIILLISLGAITSRWCRAPPPDNRVDVCTTGP; encoded by the exons ATGTCGACCCAGCATAACTACACAAATCCGGCATTTTGCCAGCAGAGCGAGTACTACTCTTCTGCGCCGACGACGCCAGCTGCAGCGAAGACTGCCGGAATGGCCGGCGGTGGTTCGCTTGTGTCGATTTCTGCCGCCGCAACGATGACGGCCGCGAGCTGTACGCGACGCAACGAACAGCTTACCCGATCGTACCATCGCATTTCGTCGAAAGTCGTCAACCGGCAGCACTCGCTGGCCTCGTTCGATCGACGCACGGCCGGTGGCCCGCAGGTGGCGCCACCGATACCGGGAAAACCGTTGGTCAATGCGCGTCTGCTCGATCGGTATGGTCCCGTTGGTGGTTCCACTGGATCGGCACAACCGCAGCCGATCGCATCGTTGGACAACGCTGGCAGTGCTAGCGGGAGCCGCTATGCGTTGGTTCCGGTGGAAGAGATTCCCTTCAATGTGGTACGCAAGTACAGTGTTGTGGACGAAAGGCAGCTGTCTCTCGGTGGCGGTGGTTGTGTTGGTGCGTCACGCAGTGACGAGTTTCTGGACCGTGTCGGTAGCGTGCCGAACCTGGGCGGGAACGGACGGCAGCGCTTCCAGCATGACCGCACGCTGGAACAGGACCAGCAAGAAGACGATGGAGAGGAGGCAGAGGAAGAGGAGATGCACAATCTGTCCGATCAGTTTCGCAGTCTGCCACCGATGATGTCGTCCCACTCGACGGCGCTCGATCAGCACTCGGGGTCGCGCTTGAAGAATGCGTTCTCGTCCGACTTTGGCTCGAAATCTTTCATCTTGTACGACCAGCGCAACAACCAGCGCTTCGAGATGGTGCCGAccgaggaggacgaggagcTGGTCGACGAAAACCAGGAGATCATCCAGATGCACAATGGGCGAGCGCACCGATACGCGATCATACCGAGTGTGGCCGACGACGAGGATGAAACGTGCCTCAGCAATGGAAACAGCGGATACAGTGCGACCGGAGCCGAAGACCCAACGGCGATACATCGTTCGCCCGCAAGGACACCGTCGGCTAGGTTgaaccaccagcagcaacgcGGTGGATCCCGACGAGAGACTCCCAAGCCACAGCTTCCACCAACACcgtcgcagcagcagcaatcgcTTGCCTTGACACCCTCGAAAGCAACCCACCCGGGACAGGGCGAGACGACTCCAAAGAAAAATCCCGCCACGTTGAAACTCCACGAGCTGCTAACCACGCCGCAGAAGAAGAATACACCTCAATGGCGTAGCcagccaccgccaccaccatcccCCTTCACATTGACTCCCAGCACAACTCCACAGCGTCGGGCACCCGCGCCACCGATGATGGTTTCCAGCACTCCGAAGCAACCGCAACACCAGCTCCAACAGCTTCAACCGATACAACAATCGGTACAATCACCCCCAACGACCGCCATCATTAGTCCGCGGTTAaactcggacatctacagcgaAAAACCGCTGCCGCTGGATCCGGACAAGTCCGTCTGGGGTCAGGGTGCCCCGATCGGGCACAAATCCTGGCAAAAGATGGCGAACGCGTCGGCCACGATCGGGGCCGTCTCGCTGATGCTGATCCTATGCGGGTTCATGAACTCGGGCCTTAGCCTGTACATGACGGCAAAGTTGGGACGCGAGTTTTACCTGGATATGGGCATACTGGCAGGCTTTTCGGCGATCGCACTCGGTATACTGGGCTTCAAGTCCCGTCAGTGTGATTGGCTACCGAACCGTAACTATATGTCAG GTTACGTGTTGGTTACCATTTTCTCGCTGCTAAACTGCTGCGCCGAAGTGATCCTGATGACGATGCATCCGTACCCGGGAACACCGCTGAATGACGTGACTACGGGCATCATTTTGGGGCTTTCTTCGTTGATCATTCTGCTGATCAGCCTTGGTGCGATCACGTCTCGCTGGTGCCGGGCACCTCCACCGGATAACCGCGTGGATGTATGCACCACGGGACCCTAA
- the LOC131271987 gene encoding arrestin domain-containing protein 4, translated as MPRKLLKFLILFDNTSLLYFPGQFLSGRVLLELQDDTPVLGLHFHVVGECVVRVRSTRHERSYDKENYIDFRMRLLGDSDNQGPTVLSPGIHSFPFKLGLPVDLPSTFLGRYGWVQYFCKAGLREPSGLIHKNHQVFIVMNPIDLNLEQQYLADPFKCNIEHNLGMACVGGGIVKCKIILDRGGYVPGESIMITATVTNASSVTIKSTKAALTETIQYFARDKIVQTEKRELAVIARGKIRAGHRDEWQNESLYVPPLPPTNLRGCHLIRIQYDVCFLIEPKSLEKQIKLQLPITLGTYPFKTADGDDTNEWAETIYKPETHYPSTLPIFRPWLHEKNDQK; from the exons ATGCCTCGGAAATTGCTTAAGTTTCTGATCCTCTTCGACAACACGTCGCTGCTGTACTTCCCGGGACAATTCCTTTCCGGCAGGGTACTACTTGAGCTGCAAGATGACACACCGGTGCTCG GACTCCATTTTCACGTTGTCGGCGAATGTGTCGTACGCGTGCGTTCCACACGGCACGAGCGGTCGTACGACAAGGAGAACTACATCGACTTTCGCATGCGTCTGCTGGGCGATTCGGACAACCAAGGTCCGACGGTACTGTCGCCCGGTATCCACAGCTTCCCGTTTAAGCTAGGTCTCCCGGTTGACCTTCCGTCCACCTTCCTGGGTCGGTACGGTTGGGTGCAGTACTTCTGCAAGGCCGGGCTGCGCGAACCTTCTGGGCTGATACACAAAAACCACCAGGTGTTCATCGTAATGAATCCGATCGATCTGAACCTCGAGCAACAGTACCTAGCG GATCCATTTAAATGCAATATAGAGCATAATCTTGGCATGGCATGCGTTGGTGGAGGCATTGTGAAATGTAAAATCATTCTCGATCGAGGCGGATACGTGCCGGGCGAGTCGATCATGATAACAGCGACAGTGACGAATGCGAGCAGCGTTACGATAAAATCTACAAAAGCCGCCCTGACGGAA ACGATACAGTACTTCGCTCGTGACAAAATCGTTCAAACGGAAAAGCGAGAGCTTGCGGTGATCGCTCGCGGCAAAATACGAGCGGGCCATAGGGATGAATGGCAAAACGAGTCCTTGTACGTGCCACCGCTTCCACCAACGAATTTGCGTGGGTGCCACTTGATACGGATTCAGTACGACGTTTGT TTCCTAATCGAACCGAAATCGTTGGAAAAGCAAATCAAGCTCCAGCTCCCGATCACATTGGGCACGTACCCGTTCAAGACGGCCGATGGGGACGACACGAACGAATGGGCCGAAACCATCTACAAACCGGAAACCCACTATCCATCCACGCTACCCATCTTTCGACCTTGGCTGCACGaaaaaaatgatcaaaaatGA
- the LOC131271981 gene encoding X-ray repair cross-complementing protein 6: MSEYTDWRANNSGDEDEDQPDDAPFSGRSALLLLLDCASYMFENDAASESKFVEFLDIAEAIMRNKVIASENDLIGVVFYNTKNSPAPEAEEDLHSSLVAPRQCAIFLPLTTITVEMIRMIRDMRASEDHFQFETKYGHSEGTSLANVLWLCSRIFSHCGYKLEHSTIVLFTGNDQPHRSNSNEYQQALVKARDLMQKDIAVALVPMVDDFDCNKFYKEFLCTVLEEDMEEFVAPVYQQSKEQLLRRIFSRDFKKRALAHLKWHISEDLALGVNLYSLSRKPRFPKKVKLLKSTNEIVVSKRVYVSTTFQEENEGEESKPLLPGEQRRSITIGGETVYFKPEEINAMKQMLPPGIRLLGFKPAAKILITNHLRSSLFLYPNESRINGSTTLFRALYEKCLERGQVAYCILTMRRKCPPRLVALVPQELVRDADGEIFRPSGFRVEFIPYAADIRNLPMLEETTPPEVTKDQTNLFKSVIKKIKFKFSPAHFENPASMNLFLNVESLLFEKEEVDLTDSTRPDCDRIDSKMEALLNDMQHLFGEDPTEAPKRTRKDPNENEPRAKTARSGPENDDELVEMVKSGQVASLTVALLKEYLQRQGVSGLSKKTKADLIDQVLRINQNS; the protein is encoded by the exons ATGAGTGAATATACAGACTGGCGTGCAAACAATTCCGGCGACGAAGATGAAGATCAACCAGATGATGCACCTTTTTCGGGTCGTTCGGCACTGTTGTTACTGCTTGATTGTGCCTCGTATATGTTCGAAAACGATGCCGCATCTGAGTcaaaatttgttgaatttctGGATATAGCAGAAGCTATAATGCGGAACAAAGTAATAGCAAGTGAAAACGATCTG ATTGGGGTGGTATTCTACAATACCAAAAACAGTCCCGCACCGGAAGCTGAAGAAGACTTGCACTCGTCGCTGGTGGCACCGAGACAGTGtgctatttttcttcctctcacCACCATTACGGTCGAAATGATACGCATGATTCGAGATATGCGTGCGTCGGAGGATCACTTTCAGTTTGAGACTAAGTACGGTCACTCCGAGGGCACCAGTTTAGCGAACGTTTTATGGCTTTGCTCGCGCATTTTCTCGCATTGTGGGTATAAGCTGGAACATTCAACGATCGTATTGTTCACGGGCAACGATCAACCACACAGAAGCAACAGCAACGAATACCAACAAGCTTTAGTGAAGGCAAGAGACCTAATGCAAAAGGACATTGCGGTAGCTCTCGTTCCGATGGTCGACGATTTCGACTGCAACAAATTTTATAAAGAATTTTTGTGTACTGTCCTGGAGGAGGATATGGAGGAATTTGTTGCACCAGTGTACCAACAGTCGAAGGAACAATTACTACGTAGAATTTTTTCTAGAGATTTTAAAAAGCGAGCGTTAGCTCATTTGAAGTGGCATATTTCAGAGGATCTTGCACTTGGCGTTAATCTGTACTCACTGTCGAG GAAACCTCGATTCccaaaaaaagttaaattgtTAAAGTCAACCAATGAAATTGTTGTATCGAAGCGAGTATACGTTTCTACTACTTTTCAAGAAGAGAACGAAGGGGAAGAATCAAAGCCGCTCCTTCCCGGAGAACAGAG GAGGTCCATTACTATAGGTGGTGAAACAGTATACTTCAAGCCCGAAGAAATAAATGCTATGAAACAGATGTTGCCTCCTGGCATACGTCTGCTCGGATTCAAACCGGCAGCAAAGATATTGATAACAAATCATCTGCGAAGTAGTTTGTTTCTCTACCCGAACGAAAGTCGCATCAATGGATCGACTACGCTGTTTCGTGCACTGTATGAGAAATGTCTTGAGAGAGGCCAGGTGGCATACTGCATTCTGACAATGCGACGGAAATGTCCTCCTAG ATTGGTGGCTCTTGTCCCGCAAGAATTGGTACGTGATGCTGATGGTGAAATTTTTCGCCCAAGTGGATTCAGAGTCGAGTTTATTCCTTATGCAG CTGACATAAGGAATTTACCCATGCTCGAGGAAACAACTCCTCCGGAGGTGACCAAGGATCAGACCAATCTTTTCAAATCGGTTATCAAAAAGATCAAGTTTAAATTCAGCCCGGCACATTTTGAAAATCCTGCTTCGATGAATCTGTTCCTAAATGTTGAATCCCTGTTGTTTGAGAAAGAAGAGGTAGATTTAACGGATTCGACGCGGCCCGATTGTGATAGAATTGATTCAAAAATGGAAGCCCTTTTAAATGATATGCAACATTTGTTCGGCGAA GACCCGACAGAGGCACCGAAACGTACGCGAAAAGATCCGAACGAAAATGAGCCAAGAGCTAAGACCGCTCGATCTGGAccggaaaatgatgatgaactAGTAGAAATGGTTAAAAGTGGCCAG GTTGCGAGCTTGACCGTGGCTTTGTTAAAAGAATATCTTCAAAGGCAAGGAGTAAGCGGCTTGtctaaaaaaacgaaagcagaTTTAATCGACCAGGTCCTTCGAATCAACCAAAACTCGTGA
- the LOC131271986 gene encoding uncharacterized protein LOC131271986, whose translation MIIARLALVWLCISSFSTAHPGIYRRAYSRRKGSFIGAPVKYKRQTEATYHPYVGIDRSRFEEELYPDESSDESMVHLRQKASVAEVFRNRLMACGLITTKSPERWRDRLVAELDDIITDIEHRCAVCKSLYDEPCRYELLRSLINPCPACCRQNAKKRLLLTLQKVLEKSFDNENMPEDGESTDERISGENGTKSSLNWQVTDVPKTRKTRSTTELPIEITTNASGTRAPHTMTQKHKFGHDWWPQQTERSTGSTTVRYNATKFGSNLNFSSAADADLSSMHVINGQTVNNVHDFLQQYMNLVYGGQPGNEQRRQFFLDQLCRNATNGRIVLQCKDITGHRKVRSPAETVPTWNAGQNSYTASDVQRSLLFATTPMNAIQPDHMGGRSCWCFGGTNHQQWHRGHR comes from the exons ATGATCATTGCAAGACtagctttggtgtggttgtgtATTTCTTCTTTTAGCACAGCTCATCCGGGAATTTATAGGCGAGCTTATAGCAGACGCAAAGGTTCTTTCATTGGTGCTCCGGTAAAATACAAACGACAAACGGAAGCTACCTATCATCCTTACGTGGGAATAGATCGATCACGTTTTGA AGAAGAACTGTATCCGGATGAAAGCAGTGACGAATCAATGGTCCATCTTCGCCAAAAGGCTTCAGTGGCCGAAGTTTTCCGCAATCGTCTCATGGCATGTGGTTTGATAACAACCAAATCACCGGAACGATGGAGAGATCGGTTAGTTGCAGAGTTGGATGACATAATAACGGACATAGAACACCGATGTGCTGTTTGCAAGTCTCTGTATGACGAACCATGTCGATATGAGTTACTGAGAAGCTTGATCAACCCTTGCCCTGCGTGTTGCAGACAAAATGCAAAGAAGCGGTTGCTGTTGACTTTACAAAAGGTTCTTGAAAAGTCGTTTGATAATGAGAACATGCCCGAGGATGGCGAAAGTACGGATGAACGAATATCTGGtgaaaatggaacgaaaagTTCGTTAAATTGGCAGGTTACTGATGTTCCAAAGACTAGAAAAACTAGAAGCACAACAGAGTTGCCCATCGAAATTACAACAAATGCATCCGGCACGCGTGCACCACATACAATGACGCAAAAGCATAAGTTTGGACATGATTGGTGGCCACAGCAGACCGAACGCTCAACTGGCTCAACAACGGTTCGATACAATGCCACGAAATTTGGTTCGAATCTAAATTTTTCTTCTGCCGCAGATGCAGACCTGTCCTCAATGCACGTTATTAACGGACAAACTGTGAATAATGTACACGACTTTTTGCAACAGTACATGAATCTAGTATACGGGGGCCAACCGGGAAATGAGCAGAGGAGACAGTTTTTTCTTGACCAACTGTGCAGAAACGCCACCAACGGTCGCATCGTGCTCCAGTGCAAGGACATTACAGGACACCGGAAAGTACGCTCGCCGGCAGAAACAGTTCCAACTTGGAATGCTGGTCAAAATTCCTACACCGCAAGTGACGTTCAAAGATCGCTTCTTTTTGCTACCACACCCATGAATG CGATTCAACCTGATCACATGGGCGGACGTTCTTGTTGGTGTTTTGGAGGAACTAATCATCAGCAATGGCACAGAGGACATCGTTAA